In the genome of Salana multivorans, the window ATGGTCGTCGACGACATCGTGGTCTGCGGCGCCCGCCCCCTCTTCATGACCGACTACATCGCGTGCGGCCGCGTCGTGCCCGAGCGCATCGCCGCGATCGTCAGCGGGATCGCCCGCGGCTGCGAGGAGACCGGGACGGCCCTCGTCGGCGGCGAGACCGCCGAGCACCCGGGCCTGCTCGACGTCGAGGAGTACGACGTCGCGGGCGCCGCGACCGGCGTGGTCGAGGCCTCCCGCGTCCTCGGACCGGACCGCGTGCGCGACGGCGACGTCCTCGTCGCGATGGCGTCCTCCGGCATCCACGCGAACGGCTACTCCCTCGTCCGCCACGTCCTCGCGACGACGGGCTGGGGCCTCGAGCGCCGCGTGGACGAGCTCGGGCGCACGCTGGGCGAGGAGCTGCTCGAACCGACCCGGCTCTACACGCGGGCGTGCCTCGACCTGGCCGAGGTCGTCGAGGTGCACGCGTTCACGCACGTGACCGGCGGCGGTCTCGCCGCGAACCTCGCGCGCGTCCTTCCGCCGGGGCTGGTCGCCGACGTCGAGCGGGCGTCGTGGGTCGTCCCGCCGGTCTTCTCGCTGCTCGCGAGCGGCGCCGGGGCCGAGGTGGTCGACCTCGAGGGCACGCTCAACCTGGGCGTCGGGATGGTCGCGATCGTGCCGCCGGAGGCGTACGAGGCCGCCGTGGCGATCCTGGGGGCCGCCGGCATCGGGGCGTGGGAGCTCGGCCGGGTGCGCGTCGAGGTGCCCGACGACGTGACGCACCACCAGCTCGTCACCGGCACGAAGGGCGTGCGCGGCGGAGCCGTCGTGATGCAGGGGAGCTACCGCGCGAGCTGAGGCTCGGCGGTCGGCGGGCCGGCCCGGAAGCGGGCGGCCCGGAGGGGTGACGAGGAGCTAGTCCTCGTCCTCGTCCCACTCCACGGTGTCGGCGTAGGGGTCCTCGTCGTACACGGGGTCGTCGACGACGCCGGTGCCGACGCCGGAGTGCCCGAGCTCGCGCTCCAAAGCCTTGTAGTCGGTCGGCGGCGTGTAGTACTTAAGCTGCCGCGCAACCTTCGTCTGCTTTGCCTTCTGACGGCCGCGTCCCATGGACTCGACCCCCTCCACTCGGGTGCCAACGCGACATCGTGTGGCCGTAGTCGCGCCGGGGAACTGTTCGGTGTGCCGCGTACCAGGTTACATGGCGATTCGCTGACCTGGCGATTCGTCTCAGCGGCGGCGGCCCGCGAGGACGGCGGCCACGACGACGCCGGCGACGGCGGCCGCGGCGCCGGCGAGGATCGCGAGGGCGCGCGGCTGACCGGCCTTGACGTCGTCCGCGAACTCCGTCGCGAGCTCGCGGGCCGCGACGGCCTTCTCCTCCGCGACGTCCTGGACCAGCGCGACGGTCTCGGCTGCCGCCTCCTTCGTCCGGGCGACGGCCTCCTTGGCCTGCGTGCGCGGGTCGATCCGGACGGCGAGCTCGTCGACCGTGCGGCTCAGGTCCTCGCGGGTGCGGGCGAGCTCGGCCTCGATCTCGGCGATCGAGCGACGAGGCGCCTTCTCCTCGGCCGGCTCGTCGGCGCTACTCGGCGGTGTCGTGCTCATGGCTGAGGCCCTCCTTGACGATGGCGATGTCCTGCTTGAGGCCCTGGGCGAGCTCCGGCTTGACCTCGCCCGCGGCGTCGATCTGCTTCTTCGCGACGAACGCGAGCGCCCCGGCGATGCCGAACAGCACGACGGCGACGATGAGCGCGGCCAGCCAGGGCGCCAGGACCTCGGCCAGCGCGAGCACGAGGCACGCGATGATCGTCCCGAACCCGAAGAACGCCAGCAGCGCGGCCCCGGCGAGCAGGCCGCCCGCGATGCCGAACTTCTGGCCCTTCTCCATGAGCTGGGCCTTGAAGAGGTCGATCTCACCCCGGACGAGGGCGCTCATCTGCTGGGTCAGGCTGGACACGAGCTCGCCGAGCGTGGGCTGCAGCGGATTCTGTGACATCGGTCGATCCTCCCGTTTGCTGTCACCAGTTTTCCACGAACTCGGTGGGAGAGTTGGCGCATGACGACTCGGGGTCCCCTGCTGCTGCTCGACGCGGCGTCGCTGTACTACCGCGCCTTCTTCGGCGACCGGGGGAAGATCCTCGCTCCGGACGGCTCCCCGGTGGGTGCCGTGCGCGGGTTCCTCGACATGATCGCCTACCTGGTCCGGGAGCGCCGGCCCTCCGGTCTGGTCGCCTGCTGGGACGACGACTGGCGCCCGGAGTTCCGCGTTGCCGCCCTTCCGTCGTACAAGGCGCACCGCGTGGCCGCCGACGGCGGCGAGGACGCGCCCCCCGAGCTCGGACCGCAGGTCGACCTCATCGTCGAGGTGCTCGCTGCGCTGGGGATCGCGCGCGTCGGCGCCGCGGGCTGCGAGGCCGACGACGTCATCGGGACGCTCACCACCCGGGCGCTCGCGGCCGACGCGACGACGACGGTCGAGATCGCCACGGGCGACCGCGACCTGTTCCAGCTCGTCTCGCCGCGCGTGCGCGTGCTCTATACGGCGCGCGGCGTGCGCAACCTCGACGTGATCGACGAGCCGCGGCTCGCCGAGCGGTACGGCGTGGCCTCCGGTGACGCCTACGCCGACCTCGCCGTGCTGCGCGGCGACGCGTCGGACGGGCTGCCGGGCGTCGCGGGCATCGGGGAGAAGACGGGCGCCGGGCTGCTCGGCCGGTTCGGGACGCTGGCGGGGGTCGTGGCGGCCGCCGACGACCCCGGCTCCGACCTCTCCGCCGGCCAGCGCGCGAAGCTGCTGGCGGGCGCGGAGTACCTGGCCGTTGCCCCCGGCGTGGTCCGGGTGCTGCGCGACGCCGACCTCCCGGAGGCCGACCCGGAGCTGCCCGGCGAGCCGCGCGACGCCGCCGCGCTCGCCGCCCTCTCCTCGCGCTGGGGGCTCGGGTCGAGCGTCACCCGCCTGCGGGCCGCCCTGACCGCCGGCTGACGCCGGCGAAGGGTAGCGTTGCGGCGTGCTCAGAACAGGTCGCGGCTCGGCTCACGCCAAGGTGATCCTGTTCGGCGAGCACGCCGTCGTCCACGGGGCTCCCGCCGTCGCGCTGCCGATCGACGGGCTCGGCGTCTGCGCCACCGCGCGCCTCCTCGACGACGTCGACGACGTCGAGGGCTCCGCCGCTCCCGCCGCGTCCGACGTCGAGCGCCGGCCCGGCGAGAGCACGATCGTCACCGACGTCTACTCCGGCCCGCTCGACGGGGCGCCCGAGCTGCTCGAGTCCCCGCGCGCCGTCATCCTCGCCTGCCTGGAGGAGTTCGGTCTCTCGGGGTCCGGCGTCGAGGTGACCGTGACCGGCGAGGTCCCGCACGCGCGCGGGCTCGGCTCCTCCGCGGCCGTTGCCGGGGCGATCGTGCGCGCGCTCGCCGACCTCGCCGGGGCCGAGCTGAGCCAGGAGCTCTACCTCGACCTCGTCGGCGTCGGCGAGAAGGTCGCCCACGGCGCGCCCAGCGGTCTCGACGCCCACGCCACCGCCGCCGCTGAGCCGATCATCTTCGAGGCCGGCGTCGCGCGGGTGCTCCCGCACCGCACGCGTGCCGTCATCGTCGTCGCCGACTCCGGCGTCGCGGGCCGGACGCGACGCGCCGTCGCGAGCGTCACCTCGTTCCTCGAGCGCCACCCGCTGCGCGGCCCCGCCCTCATGGCCGGCCTCGGCGCGCTCGCCCAGCAGGGCGCGCTCGACCTGGCGCAGGGGCGCCCCGAGCAGCTCGGCGCCAAGATGGCCGAGGCGCAGGGCATGCTCCGCGAGCTCGGGGTCTCCTCGCCCGAGCTCGACCGGATCGTCGACGCGGCGGTCGGCGCCGGCGCCTACGGGGCCAAGCTGACCGGCGGGGGCCAGGGCGGCTGCGTCATCGCGCTCGCCGCTGACGACGAGGCCGCGCGCCGCGTCGCGACCGCCATGCGTCTCGCCGGCGCCGTCGCGACGTGGCAGCACCGTCTCGAGGGGTCGTCGTCGTGACCGCCGTCTCGGCCGTCGCGCACGCCAACATCGCGCTGGTCAAGTACTGGGGCAAGCGGGACGGCGCGCTCATGCTGCCCGCGACGTCCTCCGTCTCGCTGACGCTCGACGCCTTCCGGACGACGACGACGGTGACGCTCCTGCCCGAGGGCGCCCCGGACGAGGTGGAGCTCGACGGCGTCCGGCTGGAGGGCGCCCCGCGCACCAAGGTGGTCCGCTTCCTCGACCTCGTGCGCTCCCAGGTCCCGCCGGAGCTGGCCGGCCGGGGCGCCGGCGTCGTCTCCCGCAACGACGTGCCGACGGGGGCCGGGTTGGCCAGCAGCGCGTCGGCGTTCGCGGCGCTCGCGGGTGCGGCGGCCGGCGCCTACGGGCTCGACCTGGACCGGCGCGGGCTCTCCCGGCTGGCCCGCCGCGGCTCGGGGTCGGCCTCCCGGTCGGTGTTCGGCGGGTTCGTGCGGTGGAACGCCGGCGACCTCGACGACCCGGTCCGCGGCGACGAGACCTCCTACGCCGAGCCCCTGCCGACGGCACCGGACCTCGACGTCGCGATGGCCGTCGTCGTCCTCGATGCCGGGCCGAAGGCGATCGGGAGCCGCGAGGCGATGGCCAGCACCGTCGCGACCTCGCCGTACTTCCCCGCGTGGGTCGAGCACACGGAGCTGGACGCCGCCGCGGCCACGGCCGCGATCGCGGCCGGCGACCTCACGGTGCTGGGCGAGATCGCCGAGGCCAGCGCCATGCGGATGCACGCGACGATGCTCGCCGCCTACCCCGCCGTCCGCTACCTCGCCCCGGCCTCGCTCGAGGTGCTCGACGCGGTCGCCGCGCTCCGGGCGGACGGCGTCGGCGCGTGGGCGACCATGGACGCCGGGCCCAACGTCAAGGTGCTGTGCGCGGCCCGCGACCTCGAGCTGGTCGGCGAGGCGCTCGCGCTCGCCCCGGACGGCGCGCGGCGGCGCGTCCTGCTCGCCCGTCCCGGACCGGGGCTGCGCACGGAGACGCTGCCGTGACGTCGGCGGTACCGGCTGCGGCGCCGGACGCCGTCCGGGGATCGCGTCGCGTCGTCGCGACCGCGCCGGGGAAGCTGTTCGTCGCGGGGGAGTACGCCGTGGTCGAGTCGGGGTACCCGGCCGTGCTCGTCGGCGTCGAGCGCCGGGTCACCCTCGTGCTGGACGAGGCGCCGACGCAGCGTCCGGTCGAGCAGGGCCGCTACGTCGGCGCGGTGCGTGCGGTCGTCGAGGCGCTCGCCGCCGCGCGGGGCCGCACGGCGGCGCCCTACGCCATGACGACGTCCTCGGCGCTCAAGGACGCCGCGACCGCCGACCATCCCGCGCGCAAGTACGGCCTCGGCTCCTCCGGGGCGGTCACCGTCGCGGCCGTCCGCGCGCTCGACGCCTGGTACGGCCTTGGGCTCACCGCGGCCGAGCGGCTGCGGGCCGCGATCCTCGCCACCCTCCGCGTCAACCCGCGCGCCTCGGGCGGCGACGTCGCGGCCTCGCTCCTCGGCGGCTGGGTCGCCTACTCCTCGCCCGACCGCGGCTGGGTCGCCGCGCGGGACGCGGGACCCGACGCGGGACCCGGCGAGGCGCGCGCCCCGGACCGCGTCGCCGCGCTGGTCGCTGACGACTGGCCGGGGCTCGCCGCGACGGCGCTGCCCGTCCCGGCTGCGTTCGGCCTGCGGATCGGCTGGACCGGCGACCCCGCGTCGACCACCGACCTCGTCGCCGCCGTGCGCGCCGCCGGGGTCCCGGCGGAGTTCCTCGCCGGGTCGCGCGCGGTCGTGGCGGACCTGCGCGGCGCGATCGACGCCGACGACGCGGACCGCGCGCGCGACGCCGTCCGGCGCGCCCGGGGGCTCCTGCGCGGGCTCGGCGAGCTGGTCGGCGTCGCGATCGAGACGCCGGAGCTGGCCGCCCTGATCGAGGTGGCCGAACGGCACGGGTACGCGGCCAAGGGGTCGGGCGCCGGCGGCGGGGACTGCGGGATCGCGGTCGGCGGGCCGGCCGAGGACCCCGATCTCGCGACCGGGTGGGCCGCCGTCGGCGTCGTGCCCCTGGCGCTGCGGATCGCGGCGCCGGCGACCGTGAGTGAGGAGACGTCATGACCAGCCCGACCGCCCGGCGCAAGGACGACCACCTGCGCCTCGCGCTCGCCCAGCACGACGGGACGAGCGTCCGGGACACCGACCACGTGCGGTTCGTGCACCACGCGCTCGCCGGGGGCGCGGCGTCGGACGTGTCGCTGGCGTCGCCGGCGCTGGGCTGGCCGGTGCCGCTCTACGTGACGGGGATGACCGGCGGCAGCGCGCGGACCGCCGAGGTCAACCGCGGCCTCGGCATCGTGGCGCGCGAGACCGGCGTCCCGGTGGCGGTCGGCTCGATGGGCATCGTGCTGCGCGAGCCCGCGACGCTGCCGACGTTCACCGTGCTGCGCGAGGAGAACCCCGACGGGTTCGTGCTCGCCAACACGAACGCCAACGTCTCGGGCGCGGACGCGGCGCGGCTGGTCGAGGCGCTCGGGGCCGACGCGCTCCAGGTGCACGTCAACGCCCCGCAGGAGATCGCGATGCCGGAGGGCGATCGCGCCTTCGGGCACTGGGCGGAGGCGATCGCCGAGATCGTCGACGCGGTCGAGGTGCCGGTCGTCGTCAAGGAGGTCGGAGCGGGGCTCTCCCGCGGGAGCGTCGCGGCGCTGCGCGACCTCGGCGTCGCCGCGGTGGACGTGGCCGGCCGCGGCGGGACGGACTTCGGCGCGATCGAGTCGGCCCGGCGGCCGGCGGGGGAGCGGGGCTACCTGGCGGGCTGGGGCCAGTCGGCGGTCACGTGCCTGCTGGAGTCCTCCGACCTGCCCGGCGTCGGCGCGGCGCGGGGCGGCATCGGGCTGCTCGCGTCCGGCGGGGTGCGGCACGCGCTCGACGTCGTCACGCTGCTCGCGCTCGGGGCCGACGCCGTCGGGGTGGCCGGGACGTTCCTGCGGGTGCTGGTCGAGGAGGGCGTCGACGCGCTGGTGGCGCTCGTGCGGACCTGGCTCGAGGAGGTCGCGGACCTCATGGCGCTGCTCGGGGCGCAGACGGTCGCGGACCTGCGCGCGACGGACGTGCTGCTCACCGGGCCGGTGCGCGAGGTTGCCGAGCTGCGCGGCATCGACGCGGCCGCCTACGCGCGCCGCAGCCCCTGGTCCCAGGTCTGAGCCTCGCTCGGGCGGTCGGCGGCCGGTTCGCGTCCGGCCGAGGGTGTCCGCTCTCCGCGGATCCGCGTCCAGCCCTATCCCGCGTAGCCAGCGGGGCATCCCGCTGACCTGCGGCTTCGTCCGCGAGCGAGCGCGCCGAGGTGGTGTGGCCGTGGTCCGTCCGCGGAGAGCGGACGGCCCGGTCGTCCACAGGCGCTGGGTGCTCGCTTGCGGGAGGCGATACGACATTGTTTGACTATGTTCGTGAACCAACGTCAGGCGCTCGCGCGGGTGAGGCGGCTGGGCGGCGCGGCGCGGTACCGGGAGATCGGCGCCGAGCGGCACGTCCTGGCGCGCCTCGTCGGGAGGGGTGAGCTCGTCCGCATCGGCCGCGGCTGCTACGCGGTCCCGGGAGCCTCCGCGGCGATCACGCGTGCCGTCCTCCTCAACGCCGTGCTGTGCTGCGTCTCGGCGCTGCGCCACCACGGCGTCGACGTGCCGGGCGACGAGTCGGTGGTGCACTGCTGCGTGCCGAGCCGCCGCGGCGGCCACCCCCATCGCCCCGGCACCCGGCTGCACTACGGCGAGGTCGAGCGCGACGGCGACGTTCCGGTCGCCACGGTCCTGGATGCCCTGGTGGCGGCAGTCCGGTGCCTGGCCTACGACGACGTCGTGGCGTTGTTCGACCTCACCTGCGACCGCCCCGGAGCGCCGACGCTCGAGGAGGTGCTCGACCGGGTGGCCGGACGCTCGCGAGGCATGGCCGTGGCCCTGCGCGTGGACGTCGACACCCGCGCGAGGAGCCGGGTCGAGACCGTCATCAGGCTGGCGCTGCGTCGGGCCGGGCTGCGCGTCGCGGCCGGGGTTCGGATCCCCGGCGTCGGCGAGGTCGACCTGCTCGTCGAGGGGCGGATCGTCGTCGAGCTGGACGGGTTCGCCTATCACGGGGACCGGGCGGCCTATCGCGGCGACCGACGGCGGGACCGGGCGCTGCTGCGGCTCGGCCTCGTTCCGATCCGGTTCGCCTGGGAGGACTGCACGCCCGAGATCGTCGTCGAGGCGGTTCGGGACGTGCTCGACGTGGTGCGCGAGGGGGCGCTGCCACCGCACGGCAGCACCCCGGCGTGGGTGGCCGATCAGGTCGAGTGGGCGCGCGCCCAGGCCATGCGCCCGAGCGGGCGGGCGACCGGGACGCCCCCGCGCCGACGGGCTCGCGCGCGGGAGGGATGAGCCCCGTCCGCTCTCCGCGGATCTGCGCATCGGCCACCCAGCGGTGCGACGGGCTGGAGCGCGCTGACCCGCGGTGATGCGCCGGTGACGCGGGTGGCGCCCCGTCCGATCCGCGGAGAGCGGACGGGTGAGGGCGAGCCCGGCTAGACCGTGGCGCGGATGCGGCCGACGGGCTCCCCGCCGCCGAGGACGGCGAGGTCGAGGCGGGCCTCGGTGCGGTCGGCGTCCGCGCGCCCGATCGCGCCGGCGGCGGCGAGCAGCTCCAGGCCGACGAGGGAGGTGGCGCGGGGCGAGCCGTCGAGCACCTTGAGCGCCACGACGTGCCCGTTCGGGACGGCCAGCACGAGCACGCCCTCGGCGCCGCCCTTCGCGAACACCCCGAGCTCCTCGGCGACGATCGTGTTCTCCTGGCCGGGCCCGTGGATCGTCCACGGGTGCGCCAGCACCTCGTGCACGACCGCCGCGACGGCGCGATGCTCCGCCGCGTGCTCGAGCTCCGCCTCGTCCGCCGCCGTCTCGGACGTCGCCCACCGCACCGCGCGGGCCAGCCCGAGCAGCGACACGGCGAACAGCGGCGCCCCGCACCCGTCCACCCCGACGGCGGCGATCGGCTCGCCGGCGACGTCGCCGAGCAGGTCGGCGATGGCGAGCTGGAGCTGGTGCCCCGGGTCGAGGTAGCCGGCCGTCGGCCAGCCGCGCGCGACGCACGCGCGCAGCATGGCCGCGTGCTTGCCGGAGCAGTTCATGTGGATCCGGTCGGGCTCGTGGCCGGCGACGACGAACGCGCGCCGGGCCGCCGCATCTCCCGGAACGGCGGGCGGACAGCCGAGGTCGGCCGAGCTCAGGCCGCCGCCGGCGAGCATCCCCTCGACGACCGCGACGTGCGCGTCCGTCCCCGAGTGCGACGCGGTGGCGAGGCCGAGCTCGCGCCCGGTCAGGGTCTCGGCCAGCGCGACCGAGACCGCCGCCTGGATCGGCTTGAGGCTGGAGCGCGGGAAGACGGGGGCGTCGACGTTGCCGAGCGCCCGCTCGACCGACCCGTCCGGACCGAGGACCACCGCGGCCCCGAGGTGTCGCGACTCGATGAAACCGGAGCGTTCGACGACGGCCAGCTCGACCACGTCGGAGGGCAGGAGGGTCACCGGGACAGGGTAGTCGCGTCCTGCCGGCACCAGCGGGTGAACCGCGCCGCGACGTCCGCCAGCCCCGTCCCGACGCGGGGTCCGGGCGGGGTGAGGTCGGGCGCCACGGGAGCGTGGACGAACGCGGCCCGCCCGTCGGCCGCGAGGCCGGTCAGCAGCTCGGCCAGGTCCTCGGGCGTGCGTGCGACGTGCCCGGGGACGCCGGCGGCGCCGGCCAGCGCGACGAGGTCGACGCGGCCGCCCGGGCTCGGCTGGCCCCCGGTCGAGGCGTAGACCCCGTCGTCCAGCACGACGTGCAGGACCGGCAGGTCGGGCTCGGCCCCGAGCGTGAGCAGACCGGCGGGGTTCATCAGCAGGCTGCCGTCGCCGTCGAGCACCAGCGTCGTGCGCCGGCTGCCGCGCGCGATCCCGATGCCGACCGGCAGCGCCAGGCCCATCGACCCGGTGAGCGGCAGGTGGTTCGGCCGGTCGGTCGCGAGCCGCGCGGTGAACCCCGTGGTGAAGACGGTCGGGGCGTCGGGCAGGGCGGCGACGGCGGCCGCGACCGCGTCGACCTTGCGCATCACGGCCGCCACCCGAACAGCCCCGGCGGGACGAGCAGCGCGTAGGGCCGGCGCTCCTCGCGGACGGCGACGGCGGCGCGGGCGACGTGCCCGGGGAGGTCGGTCGCGTCGAGGGTCGCGTGGGCGATCCCGAGCCCGTCGAGGACCGGCGCGGTGAGCCGCCCCATGGCGAGGTTCTCCTCGGTGGTGTCGGCGTCGGTGCCGCGCTGGCTCACGACGAGCAGGACGGGGATGCGGTAGGGCGCGACGAGCGACGCCAGCGCGTTGACGGCGAGCCCCAGCCCGGAGTTCTGCATGAGGACCGTCGCGCTGCCGCCGGCCAGCCCGATCCCGGCGGCGATGCCGACCGCGTTGTCCTCGCGGGAGACGGTGCGGTAGTCCTCCCGCGCCGCCAGCAGCTCGAGCAGGGGCGCGAGGATGCCGTCCGGGGTGGCGAGGTAGGGGCCGAGCCGGTGGGCGCGCAGGGACTCCCAGGTCGCGGTGGCCACGCGGGTGCCCGGCGGGGCGTCGGCGGCGTCCGCGGCGGATACGACGGTCATGGATCTATCGTGCCGCCTCGGCGCGGCGCGCGTGACGCGTCGACGCGTCGAGGCGCCGTGCGCCCTGTCGTGGCCGGTCGGCCGGCGCCGCGCGATCGGACGACGCTCGCCCCGACGTGGTCGGGGGGCGACGCGCGCCGTCGGCGGGTGCGCGTGCCGGGGCGCCCCACTGAGATGGGGACTGGGGCGCCCCGACGTCCGGTTCA includes:
- the mvk gene encoding mevalonate kinase, with amino-acid sequence MLRTGRGSAHAKVILFGEHAVVHGAPAVALPIDGLGVCATARLLDDVDDVEGSAAPAASDVERRPGESTIVTDVYSGPLDGAPELLESPRAVILACLEEFGLSGSGVEVTVTGEVPHARGLGSSAAVAGAIVRALADLAGAELSQELYLDLVGVGEKVAHGAPSGLDAHATAAAEPIIFEAGVARVLPHRTRAVIVVADSGVAGRTRRAVASVTSFLERHPLRGPALMAGLGALAQQGALDLAQGRPEQLGAKMAEAQGMLRELGVSSPELDRIVDAAVGAGAYGAKLTGGGQGGCVIALAADDEAARRVATAMRLAGAVATWQHRLEGSSS
- a CDS encoding thiamine pyrophosphate-dependent enzyme, which codes for MRKVDAVAAAVAALPDAPTVFTTGFTARLATDRPNHLPLTGSMGLALPVGIGIARGSRRTTLVLDGDGSLLMNPAGLLTLGAEPDLPVLHVVLDDGVYASTGGQPSPGGRVDLVALAGAAGVPGHVARTPEDLAELLTGLAADGRAAFVHAPVAPDLTPPGPRVGTGLADVAARFTRWCRQDATTLSR
- a CDS encoding phosphomevalonate kinase, with product MTSAVPAAAPDAVRGSRRVVATAPGKLFVAGEYAVVESGYPAVLVGVERRVTLVLDEAPTQRPVEQGRYVGAVRAVVEALAAARGRTAAPYAMTTSSALKDAATADHPARKYGLGSSGAVTVAAVRALDAWYGLGLTAAERLRAAILATLRVNPRASGGDVAASLLGGWVAYSSPDRGWVAARDAGPDAGPGEARAPDRVAALVADDWPGLAATALPVPAAFGLRIGWTGDPASTTDLVAAVRAAGVPAEFLAGSRAVVADLRGAIDADDADRARDAVRRARGLLRGLGELVGVAIETPELAALIEVAERHGYAAKGSGAGGGDCGIAVGGPAEDPDLATGWAAVGVVPLALRIAAPATVSEETS
- a CDS encoding phage holin family protein encodes the protein MSQNPLQPTLGELVSSLTQQMSALVRGEIDLFKAQLMEKGQKFGIAGGLLAGAALLAFFGFGTIIACLVLALAEVLAPWLAALIVAVVLFGIAGALAFVAKKQIDAAGEVKPELAQGLKQDIAIVKEGLSHEHDTAE
- a CDS encoding 5'-3' exonuclease, translated to MTTRGPLLLLDAASLYYRAFFGDRGKILAPDGSPVGAVRGFLDMIAYLVRERRPSGLVACWDDDWRPEFRVAALPSYKAHRVAADGGEDAPPELGPQVDLIVEVLAALGIARVGAAGCEADDVIGTLTTRALAADATTTVEIATGDRDLFQLVSPRVRVLYTARGVRNLDVIDEPRLAERYGVASGDAYADLAVLRGDASDGLPGVAGIGEKTGAGLLGRFGTLAGVVAAADDPGSDLSAGQRAKLLAGAEYLAVAPGVVRVLRDADLPEADPELPGEPRDAAALAALSSRWGLGSSVTRLRAALTAG
- a CDS encoding DUF3618 domain-containing protein, whose product is MSTTPPSSADEPAEEKAPRRSIAEIEAELARTREDLSRTVDELAVRIDPRTQAKEAVARTKEAAAETVALVQDVAEEKAVAARELATEFADDVKAGQPRALAILAGAAAAVAGVVVAAVLAGRRR
- a CDS encoding thiamine pyrophosphate-binding protein yields the protein MTVVSAADAADAPPGTRVATATWESLRAHRLGPYLATPDGILAPLLELLAAREDYRTVSREDNAVGIAAGIGLAGGSATVLMQNSGLGLAVNALASLVAPYRIPVLLVVSQRGTDADTTEENLAMGRLTAPVLDGLGIAHATLDATDLPGHVARAAVAVREERRPYALLVPPGLFGWRP
- the mvaD gene encoding diphosphomevalonate decarboxylase, yielding MTAVSAVAHANIALVKYWGKRDGALMLPATSSVSLTLDAFRTTTTVTLLPEGAPDEVELDGVRLEGAPRTKVVRFLDLVRSQVPPELAGRGAGVVSRNDVPTGAGLASSASAFAALAGAAAGAYGLDLDRRGLSRLARRGSGSASRSVFGGFVRWNAGDLDDPVRGDETSYAEPLPTAPDLDVAMAVVVLDAGPKAIGSREAMASTVATSPYFPAWVEHTELDAAAATAAIAAGDLTVLGEIAEASAMRMHATMLAAYPAVRYLAPASLEVLDAVAALRADGVGAWATMDAGPNVKVLCAARDLELVGEALALAPDGARRRVLLARPGPGLRTETLP
- a CDS encoding DUF3073 domain-containing protein; the encoded protein is MGRGRQKAKQTKVARQLKYYTPPTDYKALERELGHSGVGTGVVDDPVYDEDPYADTVEWDEDED
- a CDS encoding asparaginase, which produces MTLLPSDVVELAVVERSGFIESRHLGAAVVLGPDGSVERALGNVDAPVFPRSSLKPIQAAVSVALAETLTGRELGLATASHSGTDAHVAVVEGMLAGGGLSSADLGCPPAVPGDAAARRAFVVAGHEPDRIHMNCSGKHAAMLRACVARGWPTAGYLDPGHQLQLAIADLLGDVAGEPIAAVGVDGCGAPLFAVSLLGLARAVRWATSETAADEAELEHAAEHRAVAAVVHEVLAHPWTIHGPGQENTIVAEELGVFAKGGAEGVLVLAVPNGHVVALKVLDGSPRATSLVGLELLAAAGAIGRADADRTEARLDLAVLGGGEPVGRIRATV
- the fni gene encoding type 2 isopentenyl-diphosphate Delta-isomerase — translated: MTSPTARRKDDHLRLALAQHDGTSVRDTDHVRFVHHALAGGAASDVSLASPALGWPVPLYVTGMTGGSARTAEVNRGLGIVARETGVPVAVGSMGIVLREPATLPTFTVLREENPDGFVLANTNANVSGADAARLVEALGADALQVHVNAPQEIAMPEGDRAFGHWAEAIAEIVDAVEVPVVVKEVGAGLSRGSVAALRDLGVAAVDVAGRGGTDFGAIESARRPAGERGYLAGWGQSAVTCLLESSDLPGVGAARGGIGLLASGGVRHALDVVTLLALGADAVGVAGTFLRVLVEEGVDALVALVRTWLEEVADLMALLGAQTVADLRATDVLLTGPVREVAELRGIDAAAYARRSPWSQV
- the purM gene encoding phosphoribosylformylglycinamidine cyclo-ligase, translating into MASVSDLYSEAGVDVEAGDRAVELMKAAVGRTQGLQVLGGVGGFAGLWDASDLLTYSRPLLATSTDGVGTKVAIAQRLDKHDTIGIDLVGMVVDDIVVCGARPLFMTDYIACGRVVPERIAAIVSGIARGCEETGTALVGGETAEHPGLLDVEEYDVAGAATGVVEASRVLGPDRVRDGDVLVAMASSGIHANGYSLVRHVLATTGWGLERRVDELGRTLGEELLEPTRLYTRACLDLAEVVEVHAFTHVTGGGLAANLARVLPPGLVADVERASWVVPPVFSLLASGAGAEVVDLEGTLNLGVGMVAIVPPEAYEAAVAILGAAGIGAWELGRVRVEVPDDVTHHQLVTGTKGVRGGAVVMQGSYRAS